A stretch of the Acidobacteriota bacterium genome encodes the following:
- the rocD gene encoding ornithine--oxo-acid transaminase, translating into MTTAEYIALEDRYGAHNYHPLDVVLTRGEGCWVWDVEGNKYLDCLAAYSAVNQGHCHPKLLKVLIEQSCRMALTSRAFRNDQLGLFYKELSDLTGYEKVLPMNTGAEAVETAIKAARKWAYTVKRVPEDQAEILVFDNNFHGRTTTIVGFSSEEQYRSGFGPFTPGFKILPYGDTDAVSKAMSSNVAAVLVEPIQGEGGIIVPPKGFLKALRQLTKKHNALLLADEIQAGLGRTGKLFSFEHEDIRPDIVIIGKALSGGLYPVSAILADDEVMGVFKPGDHGSTYGGNPVAAAVARAAVQALVEEKMIENSAELGEYAIKELKGLDCDHIKEIRGRGLWIGIELHPEAGGARRFCEALQREGILCKETHTHVIRLAPPLNITREELDWALERLSAVLTNMAPPEGLPAPKQKKGLRKLLGVLGR; encoded by the coding sequence ATGACCACCGCGGAATACATCGCTCTGGAGGACCGCTACGGAGCGCACAATTACCACCCCCTGGATGTCGTCCTCACCCGCGGTGAGGGCTGTTGGGTCTGGGATGTCGAGGGCAACAAATACCTCGACTGCCTGGCTGCTTACTCGGCGGTCAACCAGGGACACTGCCACCCGAAGCTGCTCAAAGTGCTCATCGAGCAGAGCTGCCGCATGGCGCTGACCTCCCGAGCTTTCCGCAACGACCAGCTAGGCTTGTTCTACAAGGAGCTCAGCGACCTCACCGGCTACGAGAAGGTACTGCCCATGAACACCGGCGCCGAAGCGGTGGAGACCGCCATCAAGGCGGCGCGCAAATGGGCCTACACGGTCAAGCGGGTACCGGAGGATCAGGCTGAGATCCTGGTCTTCGACAATAACTTCCACGGCCGCACCACCACCATCGTCGGCTTCTCCTCGGAGGAGCAGTATCGGAGCGGTTTCGGCCCCTTCACGCCGGGCTTCAAGATCCTGCCCTACGGTGACACCGACGCGGTCTCCAAGGCCATGAGCTCCAACGTCGCCGCCGTGCTGGTGGAGCCGATCCAGGGCGAGGGCGGCATCATCGTGCCGCCGAAGGGCTTCCTCAAAGCCCTCCGTCAGCTGACCAAGAAGCACAACGCGCTGCTCCTGGCAGACGAGATCCAGGCCGGCCTGGGGCGCACCGGCAAGCTCTTCTCCTTCGAACACGAAGACATCCGGCCGGATATCGTGATCATCGGCAAGGCCCTCTCCGGCGGCCTCTACCCGGTCTCTGCCATCCTCGCCGACGACGAGGTCATGGGGGTGTTCAAACCCGGCGATCACGGTTCCACCTATGGCGGCAACCCGGTGGCCGCCGCCGTCGCCCGCGCCGCGGTGCAGGCGTTGGTGGAGGAGAAGATGATCGAGAACTCCGCCGAGCTGGGTGAGTACGCCATCAAGGAGCTCAAGGGGCTCGACTGCGACCACATCAAGGAGATTCGCGGCCGCGGCCTGTGGATCGGCATCGAGCTGCATCCCGAGGCCGGCGGCGCCCGGCGCTTCTGCGAGGCGCTGCAACGGGAGGGAATCCTGTGCAAGGAAACCCACACACACGTCATCCGGCTGGCTCCGCCCCTGAACATCACGCGGGAAGAGCTGGATTGGGCACTGGAACGCTTGAGCGCCGTGCTCACCAACATGGCGCCGCCGGAGGGCCTGCCGGCGCCCAAGCAGAAGAAGGGTCTGCGCAAGCTACTCGGCGTCCTCGGGCGCTGA